GGGGATGACCTTGTTCCGAAACGCCGTCCGCTACTTTAAGTAAACGGCATCCCCGTACGGAAGGCGAAGCGACCGGTGGAGGCCCGCCGGAATGGTCGATCGATGGCCGTGGCGCTGAATCGATTTTGGCCATCATGTTTTTCGGGTTACCGTCCCCCGTTGTCAGCGGGGGACAGTGCCGGGGCATCCCGACTTAAAATTTCGACTTTTTGTCAAGCATGTAGCGGCCGGAATTCTCAGCATCGAGCGCGCCGCTGGGCTGATAGAACTTCCATTCGCCGTTCTTCTTGCCGGTCATGTATTCGCCCTCGGCCTTGAGTTTTCCGTTCGGATAATACTCCTTGTACGGGCCGTTCAGCTTGTCCATCATGAAGGTGCCCTCTATTTTCGCGGTCCTGGTTCCGGGGAAATATTCCGTCCATTTGCCGTTCTTCTTGAGGGCCAGCCATTTGCCCGACCAGCGGAAGCTCGTATTGTTTTTCGCGTCGTCCGCGGGCGGTTCCGCCGCCTCCATGGTGCCTGCGCTCTTGCCGTCCTTCATCACGTCGAAGACGGCCTTGGGGATTCCGAGCAGGTCGCCTTCGCCGATGAGCGTGCCGTTCTCATACAGCCGGTTTCCGCCGCCGCTTACCATCCCGCCCAGAAGAGCGAGCTCCATGACCTTGCGGCCGGACCCCTCGTAGAAATTCCAGAGCCCGGTTTCCTTGCCTTCCCTGTATGCGCCCTCTTTCAGGAGCTTTCCCTCGCGCGAGAAAAAGCGCCAGACCCCCTCGGGCTTGTTTTTCATGAAGGATGCGTCGGCGGCCATCTGCCCGTTATCGTGGTAGAAGCGCCACTTGCCGGTCTTTTCGTCCGCGGCGTTGGAGCCTTCCATCTTCTTCTTGCCGCTGGGATACCACTCGGTCGCCTGGCCGTCCTTCTGGTTGTTCTTGTACCAGGCGATCTCCTTCGGCTTGCCGTCCTCGAAG
The DNA window shown above is from Spirochaetota bacterium and carries:
- a CDS encoding toxin-antitoxin system YwqK family antitoxin, with product MNYKKIVAVIAIAFFALSCKSTPKDKGAAGAPEGTKIIKEYWEDKSLKGEGPVMGKEKQGKWTLHHKTSGEKLGEGEYLNNKQQGMWTFYYKNGQKSTDGEFVEDQRTGEWKGYHETGELMWKANYVIKEKTESGFTMPIGGMEGVKTSFFKSGKVWKEEEFRDGVKNGRSQEYFEDGKPKEIAWYKNNQKDGQATEWYPSGKKKMEGSNAADEKTGKWRFYHDNGQMAADASFMKNKPEGVWRFFSREGKLLKEGAYREGKETGLWNFYEGSGRKVMELALLGGMVSGGGNRLYENGTLIGEGDLLGIPKAVFDVMKDGKSAGTMEAAEPPADDAKNNTSFRWSGKWLALKKNGKWTEYFPGTRTAKIEGTFMMDKLNGPYKEYYPNGKLKAEGEYMTGKKNGEWKFYQPSGALDAENSGRYMLDKKSKF